Proteins from one Thaumasiovibrio subtropicus genomic window:
- the queA gene encoding tRNA preQ1(34) S-adenosylmethionine ribosyltransferase-isomerase QueA: MQVSDFHFDLPDALIARYPQSERTASRLLQLDGNTGALSHGGFTDILEQVEAGDLLVFNNTRVIPARLFGKKASGGKLEVLVERMLDDESILAHVRSSKSPKPGTQLFLGDNDDYEAEMVARHDALFEIRFKSDKTVLEILEEVGHMPLPPYIDRPDEDADKERYQTVYNEKPGAVAAPTAGLHFDDALLEKIKAKGVDVAFVTLHVGAGTFQPVRVENINDHHMHAEYAEVPQDVVDAVNATRERGGKVVAVGTTSVRSLESAAQASKEKGEGLSPFFNDTSIFIYPGYDWQVVDALITNFHLPESTLIMLVSSFAGYEHTMNAYRTAVQEQYRFFSYGDAMFIRRKTR; encoded by the coding sequence ATGCAAGTTTCAGACTTTCATTTCGATCTTCCAGATGCGTTGATCGCGCGTTATCCACAATCAGAGCGCACTGCAAGTCGCTTGCTGCAGCTAGATGGCAACACCGGTGCGTTAAGCCATGGTGGCTTCACGGATATTCTTGAACAAGTCGAGGCGGGGGATCTATTAGTTTTTAATAATACCCGTGTTATTCCTGCTCGTTTGTTTGGCAAAAAAGCCAGTGGCGGCAAACTGGAAGTGCTTGTCGAGCGCATGTTAGATGATGAATCTATACTCGCGCATGTCCGTTCATCTAAATCACCAAAGCCCGGCACACAGCTGTTTCTCGGTGATAATGACGACTATGAAGCCGAAATGGTTGCCCGTCATGACGCGCTGTTTGAAATCCGCTTTAAGAGTGACAAAACCGTGTTGGAGATCTTGGAAGAAGTGGGGCATATGCCACTTCCTCCTTACATTGATCGTCCTGATGAAGATGCAGATAAAGAGCGTTATCAGACGGTTTACAATGAAAAACCCGGTGCGGTCGCTGCGCCAACTGCGGGGTTGCATTTTGATGATGCATTGCTTGAAAAAATCAAAGCGAAAGGTGTGGATGTTGCGTTCGTGACGTTGCATGTCGGAGCGGGGACGTTTCAACCTGTGCGTGTAGAGAACATCAATGATCATCACATGCACGCTGAATATGCTGAAGTGCCACAAGATGTGGTCGATGCGGTGAACGCCACCCGTGAACGTGGGGGGAAAGTGGTTGCGGTAGGCACGACATCCGTCCGTTCATTAGAAAGTGCAGCACAAGCATCGAAAGAAAAAGGAGAAGGGCTATCCCCCTTTTTCAACGACACTTCGATCTTTATCTACCCCGGTTACGACTGGCAGGTCGTCGATGCCTTGATAACTAACTTCCACTTACCGGAATCAACATTGATCATGTTGGTCAGCTCGTTTGCAGGCTATGAGCATACGATGAATGCTTACAGAACGGCGGTTCAAGAGCAATACCGCTTCTTCAGTTACGGTGATGCGATGTTTATTCGCCGCAAAACCCGTTAA